From Rhododendron vialii isolate Sample 1 chromosome 10a, ASM3025357v1, the proteins below share one genomic window:
- the LOC131302679 gene encoding uncharacterized protein LOC131302679, whose product MAQDKIKYGSKKFKKMLNELYKEATELSNDHNCKVGIFVTPKEKDKNSKIYASGSPSMESVVEELEANAKAERMKRKKLRATFSATPVCGCKLGGEDANVMHEGK is encoded by the exons ATGGCCCAAG ATAAGATAAAGTATGGAAGCAAAAAGTTCAAGAAGATGCTCAATGAGCTTTACAAAGAAGCAACGGAATTGTCCAACGACCACAACTGCAAGGTGGGAATTTTCGTGACCCCAAAGGAAAAAGACaagaattcaaaaatttatgcTTCTGGCTCCCCCTCGATGGAGTCCGTCGTGGAGGAGTTGGAGGCGAACGCGAAGGCAGAGAGAATGAAAAGGAAGAAGCTTAGGGCCACATTCAGTGCCACTCCTGTTTGTGGTTGTAAACTTGGCGGAGAAGATGCCAATGTTATGCATGAGGggaaataa